One window of the Podospora pseudopauciseta strain CBS 411.78 chromosome 4, whole genome shotgun sequence genome contains the following:
- the ARG4 gene encoding argininosuccinate lyase (BUSCO:EOG092621S9; COG:E; EggNog:ENOG503NVYH): protein MAPTQTPTLLWGGRFTEAIDDLMFQFNESLSFDRVLYKADIHGSITYAKALHKLNILSDEELGEIVNGLQQVEKEWAEGKFVIDVKSDEDIHTANERRLGEIIGKAAGKLHTGRSRNEQVGVDMRLWAGEQLDQLAAILKDVLATTAAQAKEYLPVLMPGYTHLQRAQPVRFSHWLLSHATFLIGDLNRLKGVQERTSACPLGVGALAGNPFGIDREFMAKDLGFASVHPNSLACVADRDFVVDILQWASLLMAHLSRLSEDLILFSTAEFGFVQVADAYSTGSSLMPQKKNPDSLELIRGKAGRVMGQASGFLASLKSLPTSYNKDLQESVEPMIDCIKTVSTCLRIMQGVLATLKVYPEKMKAALTDDMLATDVADYLVRKGVPFRQTHHIAGAIVRRGEEAGVAISKLPLDDFKQISPLFEADVADVFDFEKSVERRNTYGGTSSSSVLAQIEAIQKLVQQQ, encoded by the exons ATGGCTCCCACACAGACCCCCACGCTCCTCTGGGGTGGCAGATTTACCG AGGCCATCGACGACTTGATGTTCCAGTTCAACGAGTCCCTTTCCTTTGACAGGGTGCTCTACAAGGCCGATATCCACGGCTCCATCACCTATGCCAAGGCCCTCCACAAGCTCAACATCCTCTCCGACGAGGAGCTCGGCGAAATCGTCAACGGCCTCCAGCAGGTCGAGAAGGAGTGGGCCGAGGGCAAGTTCGTTATCGATGTCAAGTCAGACGAGGATATCCACACGGCCAATGAGCGCCGCCTGGGCGAGATCATTGGCAAGGCTGCTGGCAAGCTGCACACTGGCCGCTCCCGAAACGAGCAGGTCGGTGTTGACATGCGTCTCTGGGCCGGCGAACAGCTCGACCAGCTTGCTGCTATCCTCAAGGATGTCCTCGCGACCACGGCCGCGCAGGCCAAGGAGTACCTCCCCGTCCTGATGCCAGGATACACTCATCTCCAGCGCGCCCAACCAGTGCGCTTCTCCCACTGGCTCCTGTCACACGCCACCTTCCTCATTGGCGATCTCAACCGCCTGAAGGGTGTGCAGGAGAGGACATCTGCCTGCCCTCTGGGTGTCGGCGCCCTCGCCGGCAACCCCTTTGGCATTGACCGTGAGTTTATGGCCAAGGACCTCGGCTTCGCCTCGGTCCACCCAAACAGCTTGGCCTGTGTCGCCGACCGAGACTTCGTCGTGGACATTCTCCAGTGGGCGAGTTTGTTGATGGCCCATCTCTCCCGCCTCAGCGAGGATCTGATCCTCTTCTCCACGGCCGAATTTGGCTTTGTTCAAGTCGCCGATGCCTACAGCACTGGCAGCAGTCTGATGccccagaagaagaacccCGACAGCTTGGAGCTCATCCGTGGTAAGGCCGGCAGAGTTATGGGACAG GCTTCTGGTTTCCTTGCCTCCCTCAAGTCTCTTCCCACCTCTTACAACAAGGATCTCCAGGAATCTGTCGAGCCCATGATTGACTGCATCAAGACCGTTTCTACATGCCTGCGGATCATGCAGGGCGTGCTTGCCACCCTCAAGGTCTACCCTGAAAAGATGAAGGCTGCCCTCACCGACGACATGCTCGCCACCGATGTGGCTGACTACCTCGTCCGCAAGGGTGTGCCTTTCAGACAGACTCACCACATCGCCGGTGCCATCGTCCGCAGGGGTGAGGAGGCTGGCGTGGCCATCTCCAAGCTTCCCCTCGACGACTTCAAGCAGATCTCGCCCTTGTTCGAGGCTGACGTTGCTGATGTATTCGACTTTGAGAAGAGTGTTGAGAGAAGGAACACGTACGGTGGCACGAGCAGCTCCTCGGTGCTGGCGCAGATTGAGGCCATTCAGAAGCTTGTGCAACAACAGTGA
- a CDS encoding hypothetical protein (COG:S; MEROPS:MER0001367; EggNog:ENOG503NU0A): MKFHRNLPHEEESDKDGVKRMVNKEGRRGRYKGRWRWWRPTLTPNEPFTSSPSPSPQRSSLNPEYSGSSVDILSDGGSSQSEEDYQIKHSLSLIKAPLSPDDYSDSGISLSDSIEPGTKLEPRLAMPYIGAEAEGNRPSWRNIRPASIVQFPRPCVNPDKEFKIRTVHFTVPLEHHKPSGRQINIHAELVYDTHERDRFDSWVPACRASPILVFLCGGPGDKNPHDRSPALNRTLIEKGYVVLYADYRGTGQSSKIDSATVKTYNDTKDFAGAAGYLSLFRQDNIVRDLEAVRLCLEEHLYPFSSTNGNGGDGLKWTLMGQSYGGWVALTYLSFLPGSLAEVYLTAGLAPVTIGSPDEVYEALYSGIRRSNQRYYQRYPEDEVLVREVYNTLLSRGAAYELPDGSKRKLTAQTFLTLGRKFIGGDSGLEAVHDFVGQLHGQLVRNNALVPSQEVLKEFSKLEGFKLHSRPLYGVLHEAIYCNNGDTASEWSAQRVGKRHREYNGWLQGKHAAEGQRLYFSGEMVLPCLMPEEFRYANDLVASKADWEPLYDLNRLKENTVPVRAMAYQDDLAVDFELSKRTVEAVKGCVMVVGKSGWNHGSLRNNTDEVIRMLF, encoded by the coding sequence ATGAAATTCCACAGGAATTTACCACACGAGGAGGAATCAGACAAAGATGGGGTCAAGAGGATGGTAAATAAGGAAGGCAGAAGGGGACGTTATAAGGGccgttggaggtggtggaggccgACACTTACACCAAACGAGCCGTTTACATCATCACCTTCACCGTCACCTCAACGGTCCAGTTTGAATCCGGAATACAGCGGTAGCAGCGTCGACATTCTTTCTGATGGCGGCAGCTCCCAGTCCGAAGAGGACTATCAGATAAAGCATTCGCTTTCTCTAATCAAGGCGCCATTGTCCCCTGACGATTATAGTGACTCGGGGATTTCCCTTTCTGACAGCATTGAGCCAGGGACGAAACTTGAACCACGGTTGGCAATGCCCTACATTGGAGCAGAAGCCGAGGGAAATCGCCCGTCATGGAGAAACATCCGACCCGCCTCTATCGTCCAGTTCCCACGCCCCTGTGTGAATCCGGATAAGGAGTTCAAAATCAGGACCGTCCACTTTACCGTCCCGCTTGAGCACCACAAGCCCTCGGGCCGGCAAATCAATATTCACGCTGAGCTCGTATACGACACCCACGAGCGGGACAGATTCGACAGCTGGGTCCCCGCGTGTCGTGCCAGTCCTATTTTGGTGTTCCTTTGCGGCGGACCAGGGGATAAGAACCCGCATGATCGATCGCCAGCGTTGAACAGGACGTTGATTGAGAAGGGGTATGTCGTTCTGTACGCCGACTATAGGGGTACAGGGCAGAGTAGCAAGATTGACAGCGCGACTGTCAAGACCTACAATGACACGAAGGATTTTGCTGGGGCGGCCGGTTATTTATCGTTGTTTCGACAAGACAATATTGTGAGGGACCTAGAAGCCGTGAGGTTGTGTCTAGAGGAGCACTTATACCCGTTCTCATCCACGAACGGCAATGGCGGAGATGGATTAAAATGGACCTTGATGGGACAGTCATACGGTGGTTGGGTGGCATTGACCTACCTGTCGTTTCTCCCTGGGTCGCTGGCAGAGGTGTATTTGACGGCCGGACTGGCGCCGGTGACGATTGGGAGTCCGGACGAGGTTTATGAGGCGTTGTATAGCGGGATAAGGAGGTCGAATCAGAGGTACTACCAGCGTTACCCTGAAGATGAGGTCTTGGTGAGGGAGGTATACAACACCCTTTTGTCGAGGGGGGCAGCGTATGAATTGCCGGATGGATCGAAGAGAAAGCTGACAGCTCAGACGTTTCTGACCTTGGGGAGGAAGTTTATTGGAGGCGACTCTGGACTGGAGGCGGTGCATGACTTTGTGGGCCAGCTGCATGGACAGTTGGTGAGGAATAATGCGCTCGTCCCGTCGCAGGAAGTCTTGAAAGAGTTTTCAAAGCTGGAGGGGTTCAAGCTGCATTCAAGGCCGTTGTACGGGGTCTTGCACGAGGCGATTTATTGCAATAATGGAGATACGGCGTCGGAGTGGTCGGCCCAGAGGGTTGGGAAGAGGCATCGGGAATACAATGGGTGGCTTCAGGGGAAACATGCTGCGGAAGGCCAGAGGCTCTACTTTTCGGGTGAGATGGTGCTCCCCTGTTTGATGCCCGAGGAGTTCAGGTATGCAAATGATTTGGTAGCGAGCAAGGCAGATTGGGAGCCATTGTACGACTTGAACCGGTTGAAGGAGAACACAGTGCCAGTCAGAGCAATGGCGTATCAAGATGATCTGGCTGTTGACTTTGAACTGTCCAAGCGAACGGTGGAAGCTGTCAAGGGATGTGTGATGGTCGTGGGCAAGTCGGGATGGAACCACGGCAGTCTGAGGAACAACACAGATGAGGTGATACGGATGCTGTTTTAG
- the ISU1 gene encoding iron-binding protein (EggNog:ENOG503P2QP; COG:C) gives MLSRTARAVGGRLLAQSLRPVAIPVARQFAPIVSRPATRQYHEKVIDHYSRPRNVGTLDKKDKSVGEGLVGAPACGDVMRLHIKVDPETQVISDVRFKTFGCGSAIASSSYLTELVRGMTLDQASKVKNTEIAKELCLPPVKLHCSMLAEDAIKSAINNYYKKNPQVKPTNLAGTGATLESVAA, from the exons ATGCTTTCCAGAACAGCCCGCGCCGTGGGTGGCCGTCTCCTCGCGCAGTCCCTGCGCCCGGTTGCCATCCCCGTTGCCCGCCAGTTCGCCCCGATTGTTTCGCGCCCTGCGACACGCCAGTACCACGAAAAGGTGATTGACC ACTACTCGCGTCCCCGAAATGTCGGCACATTagacaagaaggacaagTCCGTTGGTGAGGGCTTAGTTGGTGCGCCTGCA TGCGGTGACGTTATGCGTCTGCATATCAAGGTCGATCCCGAGACACAAGTCATCAGTGATGTTCGGTTCAAGACGTTCGGCTGTGGTTCTGCCAT TGCTTCTTCCAGTTACCTTACCGAGCTTGTCCGCGGCATGACCCTCGATCAAGCGTCCAAGGTTAAGAACACGGAGATTGCCAAGGAGCTTTGCCTTCCACCAGTCAAGCTTCACTGCAGCATGCTTGCCGAGGACGCCATCAAGTCTGCTATCAATAACTACTACAAGAAGAACCCGCAAGTAAAGCCAACAAACCTTGCCGGGACAGGCGCCACTCTGGAGTCTGTTGCCGCTTAG
- the ubp14 gene encoding ubiquitin C-terminal hydrolase Ubp14 (MEROPS:MER0001881; COG:O; EggNog:ENOG503NX3U), with product MACPHVSSANLSKPGPSDPVYREDCTQCFDSIDDPAGLDVCLKCFNGGCPGDRNHAKLHSTSHGHPLAVNIRRTRKVIERDEPPLKMSKLAIAAETEADRYETKTTVKCLECGLDELDKEDPAIGPIVDSVMKANTFSQKEEVKAWEQEMTSCEHILTLQQDPPKQIESQDLGHCSKCDLKENLWLCLQCSALGCGRAQFGGVGGNSHALAHSQETGHGVAVKLGSITPEGTADVYCYTCDEERVDEELGAHLANWGILLSERQKTEKSLTEMQIEQNLRWEFSMTTEDGKELTPQFGPGLTGLKNLGNSCYLASIIQCLFDIPAFQERYGAGVGPLPDVLDPAQDLETQLRKIADGLLSGRYSKPESDITVSEHSPEVPHQKGLQPSMLKHLIGRGHAEFSTMRQQDAFELLQHVIKLITRSKHPSGLPDPTQSMRFVLEQRLQCLNCKKVRYSSNEQDSIFIDVPLEKLPAEEGEEPKYKPVTLKECLNNLTATEVVELGCTSCSSKDGFSKRTLFKTFPEVLVVNARKMAVVNWVPVKVDVPVLVDDEPFALDSYLSKGQQPDEEALPEDEAAAASNVPAFVPNAEALAMLEGMGFPRVRCEKGLHATGNSDANSAMEWLFAHMEDPDIDVPVSLGGDSGCASAADPEKLAMLESMGLGGPRAVKALKETNGDVERAIEWLFSHPDDGGAVDGEETAAPAGDKKGAGSAELPANFQLQSIVCHKGTSIHAGHYVAFIRKKLGEQTSWVLFNDEKVVKVEDVEEMKKFAYVYFFKRV from the exons ATGGCGTGCCCTCACGTCTCATCAGCCA ACCTCTCCAAGCCAGGGCCATCCGACCCGGTCTACCGCGAGGACTGCACACAATGCTTTGACTCCATCGACGATCCTGCAGGCCTAGACGTCTGCCTCAAATGCTTCAACGGCGGCTGCCCTGGCGACCGCAACCATGCCAAGCTCCACAGCACCTCTCACGGCCATCCTTTGGCCGTTAACATTCGCCGCACCCGCAAGGTGATTGAGCGAGATGAGCCACCGCTCAAGATGTCCAAGCTGGCCATCGCCGCCGAGACGGAAGCCGATCGATACGAAACCAAGACTACGGTGAAATGTCTGGAGTGTGGCCTCGACGAGCTCGACAAAGAGGATCCTGCCATCGGCCCCATCGTCGACAGCGTCATGAAGGCGAACACATTTTCTCAGAAGGAAGAGGTTAAGGCTTGGGAGCAGGAGATGACCAGCTGCGAGCACATTCTGACCTTGCAACAAGATCCACCAAAGCAGATTGAGTCTCAGGATCTAGGCCATTGCTCCAAGTGTGACTTGAAGGAGAACCTTTGGCTGTGTCTACAGTGTAGCGCCCTGGGCTGCGGACGCGCTCAGTttggtggcgttggtggaAACTCCCACGCATTGGCGCACTCTCAAGAAACCGGCCACGGAGTTGCCGTCAAACTTGGTTCGATCACCCCTGAAGGGACTGCTGACGTCTACTGCTACACATGCGACGAGGAGCGTGTCGATGAGGAACTTGGGGCTCACCTTGCCAACTGGGGTATTCTCCTTTCGGAGCGTCAAAAGACGGAGAAGAGCCTGACCGAGATGCAGATTGAGCAAAACCTTCGATGGGAGTTCTCCATGACAACAGAAGACGGCAAGGAACTGACCCCCCAGTTCGGCCCTGGCTTGACGGGTCTGAAGAACCTGGGAAACAGCTGTTACCTGGCCAGCATTATCCAATGTCTATTTGACATTCCTGCTTTCCAAGAGCGCTATGGTGCAGGTGTCGGACCTCTTCCCGACGTGCTCGACCCTGCCCAAGATCTTGAGACCCAGCTGCGCAAAATCGCGGATGGTTTGCTGTCGGGGCGATACTCCAAACCAGAGTCGGACATCACCGTGTCGGAACACTCGCCTGAGGTTCCTCATCAGAAGGGCCTTCAGCCATCGATGCTCAAGCACCTTATCGGCCGGGGCCATGCCGAGTTTTCCACAATGCGCCAGCAAGACGCGTTTGAGTTGTTGCAACATGTTATCAAGCTCATCACCCGGTCTAAGCACCCGTCAGGCCTCCCGGACCCCACCCAGTCAATGCGCTTTGTTCTTGAGCAGCGTCTCCAGTGCCTGAACTGCAAAAAGGTCCGGTACAGCTCCAACGAGCAAGACAGCATCTTTATCGACGTACCCCTCGAAAAGCTGCCAgccgaagaaggagaagagcccAAATACAAGCCAGTCACATTGAAGGAGTGCCTCAACAATCTCACAGCCACAGAGGTGGTCGAACTTGGCTGTACCTCTTGCAGCAGCAAGGACGGCTTCTCCAAGCGCACCTTGTTCAAGACCTTCCCCGAGGTGCTTGTGGTCAATGCTCGCAAGATGGCGGTTGTCAACTGGGTCCCTGTAAAAGTAGATGTTCCCGTGCTTGTTGACGATGAGCCGTTTGCCCTGGACAGCTATCTGTCCAAGGGTCAGCAACCTGATGAGGAGGCGCTACCAGAAGACGAGGCTGCCGCGGCAAGCAACGTTCCGGCATTTGTTCCGAATGCCGAGGCGCTCGCCATGTTGGAAGGCATGGGCTTCCCGCGGGTTCGTTGCGAAAAGGGGCTGCATGCGACCGGTAACTCGGATGCCAACTCAGCTATGGAGTGGCTGTTTGCGCACATGGAGGATCCCGACATCGATGTTCCTGTTTCTCTTGGTGGCGACAGCGGATGTGCCAGCGCGGCAGATCCTGAGAAGCTGGCCATGCTGGAAAGCATGGGACTTGGTGGGCCACGAGCAGTCAAGGCGCTCAAAGAGACCAATGGAGATGTTGAGCGCGCTATTGAGTGGCTTTTCAGCCATCCGGACGACGGTGGTGCggtggatggagaggaaACGGCGGCACCGGCTGGCGACAAGAAGGGGGCAGGAAGCGCAGAACTTCCAGCCAACTTTCAGTTGCAGTCTATTGTATGCCACAAGGGCACGAGTATCCATGCCGG GCATTACGTTGCCTTTATCCGCAAGAAGCTCGGCGAGCAGACCTCGTGGGTGCTGTTCAACGATGAAAAGGtggtcaaggtggaggatgtggaggagatgaagaagTTTGCCTACGTGTACTTCTTCAAGCGGGTTTGA
- the MAD2 gene encoding Mitotic spindle checkpoint component mad2 (EggNog:ENOG503NXDB; BUSCO:EOG09264BJC; COG:D; COG:Z) codes for MSAPPKRSSSARAGGDKDKSKVHKLSLKGSAKLVAEFFQYSIHTILFQRGVYPAEDFSAVKKYGLNMLVSSDDQVRSYIKKIMSQLDKWMLGGKISKLVIVITDKDTGEHVERWQFDVQIFKKASSSSKSKTSTPIGDENTGEEKPTATEKEKDKTEAEIQQEIAAIFRQITASVTFLPQLSGNCTFNVLVYADADSEVPVEWGDSDAKEIKDAEKVQLRGFSTANHKVETLVSYRLVE; via the exons atgtcGGCCCCTCCCAAAAGGTCATCCTCTGCCAGAGCAGGCGGCGACAAAGACAAATCCAAAGTCCACAAGCTCTCCCTCAAAGGCTCCGCCAAACTAGTCGCCGAATTT TTCCAATATTCCATCCATACTATCCTCTTTCAACGCGGCGTCTATCCTGCCGAAGACTTCTCCGCTGTCAAAAAATACGGCCTCAACATGCTCGTGTCCTCGGACGACCAGGTCCGGTCCTACATCAAGAAGATCATGTCCCAGCTCGACAAGTGGATGCTCGGCGGCAAGATCTCCAAGCTCGTTATTGTCATCACGGACAAAGACACCGGTGAACATGTGGAGCGGTGGCAGTTTGATGTACAAATCTTCAAGAAggcgtcctcatcatccaagtcaaaaacatcaacaccgaTCGGGGACGAAAACAcaggggaggagaagccaaCAGCGAccgagaaggaaaaggacaAGACCGAAGCCGAGATCCAACAGGAGATTGCGGCGATTTTTCGACAGATCACTGCGAGCGTCACGTTCCTGCCGCAGCTGAGCGGGAATTGCACCTTCAACGTGCTGGTGTATGCTGATGCTGACAGCGAGGTGCCCGTCGAGTGGGGGGACAGCGATGccaaggagatcaaggacgCGGAAAAGGTACAGCTGAGAGGGTTCAGCACGGCAAACCACAAGGTCGAGACGCTGGTCTCGTATCGGTTGGTGGAGTGA
- a CDS encoding hypothetical protein (COG:I; EggNog:ENOG503P0CB): protein MRRTPLMLASAIRSLQQPTCHDLSLSVPVTSTVPHHDFETSAYSAEVLYALATRQVLVTNTYNISARYCEPASSVAASDTIQLLIHGATFNKNMWDVAYKPESYSWVRRMTQVEGYPTLSIDLPGNGNSSFPDGLLESQTQVYVETAHSVIRQLKETSVVGNRQWDKVALVGFSIGAIVANSLALQHPDDSDAVVLHGISWDATWIYPAFLAGLQGPAQQIDPEKWGHLEPYYQTQANREGRRAACFAGSYEEDIVEYDWLTRDFDSLGAAITFTYHLVDAPEYRGPVFLGIGDQDSTFCGGQYCKHQPWDLYRKFPEATGYDVKVYPETGHLILYHDTAEQLMADTVKFLRKHGF, encoded by the exons ATGCGCCGCACTCCTCTGATGCTGGCCTCGGCCATCCGCTCCCTGCAACAACCAACATGTCACGATCTTAGTCTCAGCGTTCCAGTAACCTCGACCGTCCCTCACCATGACTTTGAGACCTCGGCATATTCTGCCGAGGTTCTCTACGCCCTTGCTACACGCCAAGTCCTCGTGACCAACACTTACAACATTTCTGCCCGGTACTGCGAGCCCGCTAGCTCTGTGGCCGCCTCAGACACTATCCAACTTTTAATTCACGGCGCGACCTTCAACAAAAACATGTGGGACGTGGCCTACAAACCCGAATCCTATTCCTGGGTGCGCCGCATGACGCAAGTCGAGGGCTACCCCACTCTGTCCATCGACCTCCCAGGTAACGGCAACAGTTCCTTTCCCGACGGATTGCTCGAATCGCAGACCCAAGTCTACGTTGAGACAGCCCACTCCGTTATTCGACAGCTCAAGGAGACAAGCGTGGTTGGCAACCGACAATGGGACAAAGTCGCTCTCGTAGGCTTCAGCATCGGTGCCATTGTTGCGAACTCCCTTGCCCTACAGCATCCGGATGATTCTGACGCTGTAGTACTGCATGGCATCTCTTGGGACGCGACATGGATCTATCCCGCCTTCCTGGCTGGGTTGCAAGGGCCAGCTCAGCAAATTGACCCCGAGAAGTGGGGACATTTGGAGCCGTACTACCAGACCCAGGCCAAcagggagggaaggagggctGCCTGCTTTGCGGGGAGCTATGAAGAGGATATTGTAGAGTACGACTGGTTGACGAGAGACTTCGACAGTCTGGGAGCGGCCATCACATTTACCTATCACCTTGTTGACGCGCCAGAGTACAGAGGCCCTGTATTTTTGGGCATCGGAGATC AGGATTCGACATTCTGTGGCGGGCAGTACTGCAAACATCAGCCTTGGGATCTGTATAGGAAGTTTCCAGAGGCGACGGGGTATGATGTGAAGGTGTATCCAGAAACGGGGCATCTCATCTTGTATCATGATACTGCGGAACAGTTGATGGCAGATACCGTCAAGTTCCTGAGAAAGCATGGTTTCTAA
- a CDS encoding hypothetical protein (CAZy:AA7; EggNog:ENOG503Q4VQ; COG:C): MARCRALLQLGATAAALWGYSVLPLSMVTAAPTPECCALLAQAFPGDVSPRGTDVWTFENEDFWSATEIRNPSCVFLPDSTEKVAQAVGLFVANECRFSIKGGGHSAIPQAANIDDGVLMPMKLLNTTEVDLEAGSIRAGMGLLMRDIYQALDPHNLTAMIGRYEKVGMGLTVGAGISYFFNREGFAVDNVLNYEVVLANGSVVNANQTSHPDLFRALKGGNNNFGVVTHATLRTVETEGAVYGGVVYYPESSIPQVTDQIYDYHTRQAVEDTLTHVLPQYGYNGTSNESIAFCPVIYNRAVDELPEIMRGWVDTPYTQSTLKKRPYADLAFELHDGFPDRQVQEQRVFTVYADADLYRDVWAAYHSWLQQWQHIPGLYGLHVVMPITQNSLVASYSKSSNVLGLNDNLTNNQTLGVLYFGLTMDSMDDTAEILPAHAEFVQSMIDLAKSRNLWHPYIMLTYSGWDQPAIASYGPENVAFLYEVQAAYDPTHVFQRLVPGGQKLPEPGSW; the protein is encoded by the exons ATGGCTCGCTGTCGGGCATTGCTACAGCTCGGTGCAACAGCGGCAGCCCTCTGGGGCTATTCGGTGTTGCCGCTCTCGATGGTTACTGCAGCGCCAACTCCCGAATGT TGCGCGCTTCTTGCCCAAGCCTTTCCTGGTGATGTCTCGCCTCGAGGCACTGATGTGTGGACGTTTGAGAATGAAGACTTCTGGT CTGCCACTGAAATTCGTAACCCGTCTTGTGTCTTCCTGCCGGACTCAACCGAAAAGGTTGCGCAGGCAGTTGGCCTTTTTGTAGCCAACGAATGCCGCTTCTCCATCAAGGGAGGAGGCCACAGCGCAATCCCCCAAGCCGCAAACATTGACGATGGTGTCCTCATGCCCATGAAGCTTCTCAACACGACCGAGGTGGACTTGGAAGCTGGTTCCATACGTGCAGGAATGGGCCTGTTGATGAGAGACATCTACCAAGCCCTTGACCCTCACAATCTGACTGCTATGATTGGCCGCTATGAGAAGGTTGGCATGGGCCTCACTGTTGGAGCTGGCATCTCGTACTTCTTCAACCGGGAAGGCTTTGCGGTGGACAATGTCCTCAACTACGAGGTTGTTCTGGCAAACGGCTCAGTTGTGAACGCCAACCAAACGAGTCACCCCGATCTTTTCAGGGCCCTCAAAGgtggcaacaacaactttGGCGTGGTCACGCATGCCACCCTGAGAACAGTGGAGACTGAAGGTGCAGTGTACGGTGGTGTAGTG TACTATCCGGAGTCTTCAATTCCCCAAGTGACGGACCAAATTTACGACTACCACACCCGCCAAGCCGTCGAGGATACTCTCACCCACGTTCTACCTCAGTATGGCTACAATGGAACGTCAAACGAATCCATCGCATTTTGCCCTGTAATTTACAATCGGGCTGTTGACGAGCTGCCAGAGATCATGCGCGGATGGGTCGACACACCATACACCCAGAGCACGTTGAAGAAGAGACCATATGCCGATCTAGCGTTTGAACTTCATGACGGTTTCCCCGATCGTCAAGTCCAAGAGCAGCGTGTCTTCACTGTCTACGCCGATGCCGACTTGTATCGCGACGTGTGGGCCGCATATCACAGCTGGCTCCAACAATGGCAACACATCCCTGGGCTTTATGGCCTGCATGTTGTGATGCCCATCACTCAGAACTCGCTGGTTGCCAGCTATTCGAAAAGCTCAAATGTCTTGGGGCTGAATGACAATCTGACCAATAATCAGACTTTGGGAG TGCTGTACTTTGGTTTGACAATGGACAGCATGGATGACACGGCTGAAATTCTCCCCGCCCATGCAGAGTTTGTTCAGTCCATGATCGATCTTGCCAAATCGCGAAACCTATGGCATCCGTACAT TATGCTAACATACTCTGGCTGGGATCAACCTGCTATCGCAAGCTATGGTCCAGAGAATGTCGCCTTTCTCTACGAGGTACAAGCCGCTTATGACCCAACCCATGTTTTCCAGAGATTGGTCCCCGGAGGACAAAAGTTGCCCGAACCTGGGTCTTGGTAG
- a CDS encoding hypothetical protein (EggNog:ENOG503PYEB) → MPIPKPQALRTFYRSSSARYVSSTPVRLATATSPSSRSNINDPRGGAPVDDIDLVFDYPTSQQASPSTSPPSLESSGLSASSISGGAYTGRGFDMDETIMSAQETVGQVKDKMGDVMHTSKATIKRVDKEMGYPDNNVIYAGLGALGLAALYVTLREPGVTEEVRRRDPTLDARRGMHNVKHDLPAHAPLENKVEKMIGRTG, encoded by the exons ATGCCAATTCCCAAGCCTCAAGCTCTGCGAACCTTTTACCGATCTTCATCGGCTCGCTATGTttcctccacccccgtccGGTTGGCTACCgcaacctctccatcctcgcgATCCAACATCAATGACCCTCGTGGCGGAGCTCCAGTCGACGACATTGATCTCGTCTTCGACTACCCGACCTCGCAACAGGCTTCCCCCTCGACGagccctccctccctcgaGTCCTCAGGTTTGAGTGCCTCCAGCATTTCGGGAGGCGCGTACACGGGTCGCGGGTTCGACATGGACGAGACTATCATGTCGGCCCAGGAGACGGTAGGGCAGGTAAAGGACAAGATGGGCGATGTGATGCATACCAGCAAGGCGACCATCAAGAGAGTCGACAAGGAGATGGGTTACCCAGATAATAACGTAAT CTATGCCGGTCTGGGAGCTCTTGGACTTGCAGCACTGTATGTTACCCTCCGTGAACCTGGCGTCACGGAGGAGGTACGTCGACGGGATCCCACCCTAGATGCTCGACGCGGCATGCACAACGTCAAGCATGACTTGCCCGCCCACGCGCCGTTGGAGAACAAGGTAGAGAAGATGATCGGCCGTACGGGTTAA
- a CDS encoding hypothetical protein (COG:L; EggNog:ENOG503NU3Q): protein MVYTDGAAPGNGKAGACGGVGVWFGADDPRNVSERLAGPLQTNQRAELTAILRALQLVNLDSPIEIRTDSQYSIDCVTKWYASWVKKGWKTAGGTPVKNADLVKAIRDLMENREAKGTITILTKVVGHSGDYGNDQADRLAVLGAQLPALDEKGLGE, encoded by the coding sequence ATGGTATACACAGACGGCGCGGCGCCTGGTAACGGAAAAGCAGGCGCTTGCGGCGGAGTTGGTGTTTGGTTCGGTGCAGACGACCCACGCAACGTCTCGGAGCGCCTCGCCGGCCCACTACAAACCAATCAGCGTGCGGAGCTCACAGCCATCCTTCGAGCTCTTCAACTCGTCAACCTCGATTCACCAATCGAAATTCGTACTGATAGTCAGTATTCAATCGACTGCGTCACCAAGTGGTATGCCTCTTGGGTGAAGAAAGGGTGGAAAACAGCAGGTGGTACCCCTGTCAAAAACGCCGACCTGGTCAAAGCTATCCGGGACCTGATGGAGAATCGGGAGGCAAAGGGGACCATTACCATCCTGACCAAAGTTGTTGGACACTCTGGGGATTATGGCAATGATCAAGCCGACAGGCTGGCTGTTCTGGGAGCCCAACTGCCAGCCCTCGACGAAAAGGGCCTTGGGGAATGA